A single genomic interval of Candidatus Bathyarchaeota archaeon harbors:
- a CDS encoding MFS transporter — protein sequence MAEESSTKTHGRPTGMRAFTVVWVGQLVSLLGTAMTGFALAYWAYLTTGMATALALVGFFAFAPTILVSPVAGALVDRWNRKLMMMLSDLAAVLATAVILMLFSAGSLQIWHLYLTGAFASAFGAFQFPAYSAAVTTMISKEQYGRASGMLSTAQFASGIFAPILAAALIVSPIGIGGILMIDIVTFLFAIGALLVVHIPQPVVTEEGLKSRGSLWKESVYGFRYIFKRPSLLGLQLVFFSINLVAVFGNTVSTPMILARTGNDATVLGIVQSTMGIGGVVGSVVLSIWGGPKRRVHGVLAGMAFGMFGMVLMGLGRDLYVWPLAAFISLLFIPIINGSNQAIWQAKVAPDVQGRVFATRALIAQISVPVAMLLSGPLADNFFEPGMMAGGGLEPVFNQLVGTGPGAGMALMFVIAGLCGILIGFGGYAFKAVRNVEDIIPDHQANVATNRGANVSEANARGTSAST from the coding sequence TTGGCAGAGGAATCTTCTACGAAGACACATGGTCGGCCGACTGGGATGAGAGCTTTCACTGTTGTCTGGGTTGGCCAGCTGGTTTCACTATTAGGCACCGCTATGACTGGTTTTGCGCTCGCTTATTGGGCATATCTGACTACCGGAATGGCTACAGCTTTGGCGTTAGTGGGTTTTTTCGCCTTTGCCCCGACTATACTGGTAAGCCCGGTCGCAGGAGCATTAGTGGACCGTTGGAACCGAAAGCTTATGATGATGCTTAGCGATTTGGCAGCAGTCCTGGCGACGGCTGTCATCCTTATGTTGTTCTCAGCCGGCAGTCTTCAGATTTGGCACTTGTACCTAACAGGAGCCTTTGCAAGTGCTTTTGGGGCTTTCCAGTTCCCAGCATATTCTGCAGCTGTGACCACTATGATATCGAAAGAACAGTATGGACGCGCTAGTGGTATGCTCTCTACGGCTCAATTCGCGTCTGGCATTTTTGCCCCGATCTTGGCAGCAGCCTTAATTGTTTCGCCTATTGGCATAGGTGGAATCTTGATGATTGACATCGTTACTTTCTTGTTCGCTATTGGCGCTTTGCTCGTAGTTCACATTCCGCAGCCTGTCGTGACTGAAGAGGGACTCAAAAGCAGAGGAAGCCTCTGGAAAGAGTCAGTCTACGGATTTCGTTACATCTTCAAACGACCCAGCTTGCTTGGTCTCCAACTAGTCTTCTTTAGCATAAATCTGGTTGCTGTCTTTGGAAATACTGTTTCAACACCGATGATCTTGGCCCGCACTGGAAACGACGCAACAGTGTTGGGAATTGTCCAGTCTACCATGGGAATCGGCGGAGTCGTGGGTAGTGTGGTGCTTAGCATTTGGGGCGGTCCAAAACGAAGGGTACACGGAGTACTGGCTGGAATGGCATTCGGCATGTTTGGTATGGTTTTGATGGGTCTTGGACGCGACCTTTATGTCTGGCCTTTGGCTGCATTCATCAGTTTACTCTTCATTCCGATCATCAATGGTTCCAATCAAGCGATCTGGCAGGCTAAGGTCGCCCCGGACGTACAGGGGCGTGTGTTTGCGACACGAGCATTGATTGCACAGATTAGCGTTCCAGTGGCCATGTTGCTGTCTGGCCCTCTGGCAGACAATTTCTTTGAGCCAGGAATGATGGCAGGAGGGGGCTTAGAACCTGTGTTCAACCAGTTAGTTGGCACAGGTCCAGGTGCAGGCATGGCGCTCATGTTTGTTATTGCTGGTTTGTGTGGAATACTCATAGGGTTCGGGGGCTACGCTTTCAAGGCTGTGAGAAATGTCGAAGACATTATTCCAGACCACCAAGCGAATGTTGCCACCAACCGAGGAGCAAATGTGTCGGAAGCAAATGCACGAGGCACGTCCGCATCAACATAG
- a CDS encoding methyltransferase domain-containing protein — translation MENLPKGLASSGAKKIERRLELISGGKILDVATGDGGFIRTLMKTLRDYDLFIGIDNSKKELESARKHFEGKPVNIMEMNAEALEFENDSFDTVCVANSLHHLYRIDKVLAEMKRALKTCGYFVIQEMFCDEEQAEAQRSDILQHHWDAEIDSLLGVTHNKTLTKQKIKDIVSSLGLKEVEVFESTHYVKCLFCDEKFECENPKNEKIVNQAIKEIDDNLRRIKEYPYLKARTRLEKEGEKLKERIKKFGSANASYLFIVGKK, via the coding sequence ATGGAAAATCTACCAAAAGGATTAGCGTCTTCTGGTGCAAAGAAGATAGAAAGAAGATTGGAATTAATTTCCGGTGGGAAAATATTAGATGTCGCTACAGGTGACGGGGGATTCATTCGCACCTTAATGAAAACCTTAAGAGATTATGATTTGTTTATAGGAATCGACAATTCTAAGAAAGAATTAGAATCTGCAAGGAAGCACTTTGAAGGGAAACCTGTAAATATAATGGAAATGAATGCGGAGGCTCTGGAATTTGAAAACGACTCTTTTGACACTGTGTGTGTGGCCAACTCGTTGCATCATCTTTACAGAATAGATAAAGTCTTGGCTGAAATGAAACGTGCATTGAAAACCTGTGGTTATTTTGTAATTCAAGAAATGTTTTGTGATGAAGAACAAGCCGAAGCACAAAGATCGGATATATTACAACATCACTGGGATGCAGAAATCGATTCTTTACTAGGTGTTACTCACAACAAAACACTCACAAAACAGAAGATCAAGGACATTGTGAGTAGTCTTGGACTAAAAGAGGTTGAAGTATTCGAATCCACACATTATGTCAAGTGTCTGTTCTGCGACGAGAAGTTTGAATGCGAAAACCCAAAAAACGAAAAAATAGTGAATCAAGCTATCAAAGAGATTGACGATAATCTTCGCCGCATAAAAGAATACCCCTATCTGAAAGCGCGAACTCGTTTAGAAAAGGAAGGAGAGAAATTAAAGGAAAGAATAAAGAAATTCGGTTCTGCTAATGCTTCATATTTGTTTATTGTTGGAAAGAAGTAG
- a CDS encoding MFS transporter, producing the protein MNQKENKPHFGFMTRNYLVLTLTSTLWGIPTSICNTYFSLYVFGLGGTEITIGLIAALGSTTFVISAIIGGHIADLYGRKTLISLMTIALGLSQFLVAFAPNWQFLTLAIILANVCWIFEPAFWAILADSINEQKRGTAFAFYSCLSFLPWAIMPSIGGYLIDIHGIITPMRWAYVGLAIVGVTAGIIRMFMLTETISPQNKQADEQYSVKELGKLVKDAFKEHLQTWSWMPHSTLALTAIYILWAFEYGLVEPYWIVYAEEIIGLTSTQWGIIIGVGSAISITSKILIVGKLLDKFSRRKILLATTALDIFTYLLFIRCGMFIQVLALWTASSFIWSFYEPTYSSLEADLIPKERRGRVFAAFGVAWSTFSVPASLLGGFIYEQVSPELSFIMASVGITLCFILTALFIKQPQRNKK; encoded by the coding sequence ATGAACCAAAAAGAGAACAAGCCACACTTCGGCTTCATGACACGCAACTACCTAGTGCTAACCCTCACATCCACCCTGTGGGGAATCCCCACAAGCATCTGTAACACCTACTTCTCCCTATACGTCTTCGGACTAGGCGGAACAGAAATAACAATAGGTCTCATCGCAGCCCTAGGAAGCACCACCTTTGTCATATCCGCAATCATAGGCGGCCACATAGCCGACCTATACGGCAGAAAGACATTAATCAGCCTAATGACTATCGCCCTCGGGTTAAGCCAATTCCTAGTAGCCTTCGCACCCAACTGGCAATTTCTGACTCTAGCCATTATCCTAGCAAACGTGTGCTGGATATTCGAACCCGCATTCTGGGCAATACTAGCAGACTCGATAAACGAACAAAAAAGAGGAACAGCCTTCGCATTCTACAGCTGCCTAAGCTTCCTACCATGGGCCATAATGCCCTCCATCGGAGGCTACCTAATTGACATCCACGGCATAATAACACCGATGAGATGGGCTTACGTTGGCTTGGCAATAGTAGGTGTAACCGCAGGCATCATACGAATGTTCATGCTCACAGAAACCATTTCCCCTCAGAACAAACAAGCAGATGAACAATATAGCGTTAAAGAATTAGGCAAACTCGTAAAAGACGCCTTCAAAGAACACCTGCAAACATGGTCGTGGATGCCCCACTCAACACTCGCCCTAACAGCCATCTACATCCTATGGGCATTTGAATACGGCTTAGTCGAACCCTACTGGATAGTCTACGCCGAAGAAATAATCGGCCTCACATCTACGCAATGGGGCATAATCATAGGCGTAGGCAGCGCAATCAGCATTACGTCAAAGATACTCATAGTCGGCAAACTACTAGACAAATTCAGCCGAAGAAAAATACTACTAGCAACAACAGCCTTAGACATATTCACCTATCTACTCTTCATCCGCTGCGGTATGTTCATACAAGTTCTAGCTCTCTGGACCGCAAGCTCCTTCATATGGTCCTTCTACGAACCAACATACTCATCCTTGGAAGCAGACCTGATCCCCAAAGAAAGAAGAGGAAGAGTATTCGCAGCTTTCGGCGTTGCATGGTCGACCTTCAGCGTTCCAGCAAGCCTCCTAGGAGGGTTCATTTACGAGCAAGTCAGCCCTGAATTGTCCTTCATAATGGCATCAGTTGGCATTACACTATGCTTCATTCTGACAGCACTATTCATTAAGCAACCCCAACGCAATAAAAAGTAA